Proteins from one Escherichia coli genomic window:
- the yjbR gene encoding MmcQ/YjbR family DNA-binding protein — protein sequence MTISELLQYCMAKPGAEQSVHNDWKATQIKVEDVLFAMVKEVENRPAVSLKTSPELAELLRQQHSDVRPSRHLNKAHWSTVYLDGSLPDSQIYYLVDASYQQAVNLLPEEKRKLLVQL from the coding sequence ATGACCATTTCGGAGTTGCTACAATATTGCATGGCAAAACCAGGCGCAGAACAGAGCGTGCATAACGACTGGAAAGCGACGCAGATCAAAGTGGAAGATGTACTGTTTGCGATGGTGAAAGAAGTAGAAAATCGCCCAGCTGTTTCGCTGAAAACCAGCCCGGAGCTGGCGGAGCTGCTACGTCAGCAGCACAGCGATGTGCGTCCAAGCCGCCATCTGAATAAAGCGCACTGGAGCACCGTGTATCTCGACGGTTCGCTGCCAGATTCGCAAATCTATTATCTGGTGGATGCGTCTTATCAGCAGGCGGTGAATTTACTGCCGGAAGAAAAACGTAAATTGCTGGTGCAACTCTGA
- the soxR gene encoding redox-sensitive transcriptional activator SoxR, whose amino-acid sequence MEKKLPRIKALLTPGEVAKRSGVAVSALHFYESKGLISSIRNSGNQRRYKRDVLRYVAIIKIAQRIGIPLATIREAFGVLPEGHTLSAKEWKQLSSQWREELDRRIHTLVALRDELDGCIGCGCLSRSDCPLRNPGDRLGEEGTGARLLEDEQN is encoded by the coding sequence ATGGAAAAGAAATTACCCCGCATTAAAGCGCTGCTAACCCCCGGCGAAGTGGCAAAACGCAGCGGTGTGGCGGTATCGGCGCTGCATTTCTATGAAAGCAAAGGGTTGATTAGCAGTATCCGTAATAGTGGCAATCAGCGGCGATATAAACGTGATGTGTTGCGATATGTCGCAATCATCAAAATTGCTCAGCGTATTGGCATTCCGCTGGCGACCATTCGTGAAGCGTTTGGCGTGTTGCCCGAAGGGCATACATTAAGTGCGAAAGAGTGGAAACAGCTTTCGTCCCAATGGCGAGAAGAGTTGGATCGGCGCATTCATACCTTAGTGGCGCTGCGTGACGAACTGGACGGATGTATTGGTTGTGGCTGTCTTTCGCGCAGTGATTGCCCATTGCGTAACCCGGGCGACCGCTTAGGAGAAGAAGGCACAGGTGCACGCTTGCTGGAAGATGAACAAAACTAA
- the ghxP gene encoding guanine/hypoxanthine transporter GhxP: MSTPSARTGGSLDAWFKISQRGSTVRQEVVAGLTTFLAMVYSVIVVPGMLGKAGFPPAAVFVATCLVAGLGSIVMGLWANLPLAIGCAISLTAFTAFSLVLGQHISVPVALGAVFLMGVLFTIISATGIRSWILRNLPHGVAHGTGIGIGLFLLLIAANGVGLVIKNPLDGLPVALGDFATFPVIMSLVGLAVIIGLEKLKVPGGILLTIIGISIVGLIFDPNVHFSGVFAMPSLSDENGNSLIGSLDIMGALNPVVLPSVLALVMTAVFDATGTIRAVAGQANLLDKDGQIIDGGKALTTDSMSSVFSGLVGAAPAAVYIESAAGTAAGGKTGLTAITVGVLFLLILFLSPLSYLVPGYATAPALMYVGLLMLSNVAKIDFADFVDAMAGLVTAVFIVLTCNIVTGIMIGFATLVIGRLVSGEWRKLNIGTVVIAVALVTFYAGGWAI; the protein is encoded by the coding sequence ATGTCTACGCCATCAGCGCGTACCGGCGGTTCACTCGACGCCTGGTTTAAAATTTCACAACGTGGAAGCACTGTCCGTCAGGAAGTGGTTGCCGGGTTAACAACATTTCTGGCGATGGTCTACTCGGTTATCGTCGTTCCAGGCATGTTGGGTAAAGCAGGCTTCCCGCCTGCGGCAGTTTTCGTTGCGACCTGTCTGGTTGCCGGACTCGGTTCTATCGTGATGGGTCTGTGGGCTAATCTGCCGTTGGCGATTGGTTGCGCCATCTCCCTGACGGCGTTTACCGCATTCAGTCTGGTGCTGGGGCAACATATTAGCGTACCTGTCGCGCTGGGTGCCGTGTTCCTGATGGGTGTGCTGTTTACGATAATTTCTGCCACGGGTATTCGTAGCTGGATTTTGCGCAACTTGCCGCACGGTGTGGCGCACGGCACGGGGATCGGTATCGGTCTGTTCCTGCTGCTCATTGCCGCTAATGGTGTCGGTCTGGTGATTAAAAACCCGCTTGATGGTCTGCCTGTTGCGCTGGGTGATTTCGCGACCTTCCCGGTGATAATGTCACTGGTAGGTCTAGCTGTGATCATCGGCCTGGAAAAACTGAAAGTCCCCGGTGGCATTCTGCTGACCATTATCGGTATCTCAATTGTCGGTTTGATCTTCGATCCTAACGTCCATTTCTCCGGCGTTTTCGCCATGCCTTCATTGAGCGATGAAAACGGCAATTCACTGATTGGCAGCCTGGACATTATGGGCGCGCTGAACCCTGTGGTTCTGCCGAGCGTGCTGGCACTGGTGATGACTGCTGTTTTCGATGCCACCGGAACCATCCGGGCCGTCGCGGGCCAGGCAAACCTGCTGGATAAAGACGGGCAAATTATCGACGGCGGGAAAGCACTGACCACCGACTCCATGAGCAGTGTTTTCTCTGGTCTGGTGGGGGCAGCACCGGCAGCGGTATACATCGAGTCTGCGGCGGGTACAGCGGCGGGCGGAAAAACCGGTCTGACGGCTATCACCGTTGGCGTGTTGTTCCTGCTGATTCTGTTCCTCTCTCCACTCTCTTACCTCGTTCCGGGTTACGCAACGGCTCCGGCGCTGATGTACGTTGGCCTGCTGATGCTGAGCAATGTGGCGAAAATTGACTTTGCTGATTTTGTTGATGCGATGGCGGGTCTGGTAACAGCAGTATTCATCGTACTGACCTGTAACATCGTAACGGGTATTATGATCGGCTTTGCGACTCTGGTGATTGGTCGTCTGGTTTCCGGAGAATGGCGCAAGTTGAACATCGGTACGGTCGTCATTGCCGTGGCGCTGGTGACCTTCTATGCGGGCGGCTGGGCTATCTAA
- the soxS gene encoding superoxide response transcriptional regulator SoxS, with protein sequence MSHQKIIQDLIAWIDEHIDQPLNIDVVAKKSGYSKWYLQRMFRTVTHQTLGDYIRQRRLLLAAVELRTTERPIFDIAMDLGYVSQQTFSRVFRRQFDRTPSDYRHRL encoded by the coding sequence ATGTCCCATCAGAAAATTATTCAGGATCTTATCGCATGGATTGACGAGCATATTGACCAGCCGCTTAACATTGATGTCGTCGCAAAAAAATCAGGCTATTCAAAGTGGTACTTACAGCGGATGTTCCGCACGGTGACGCATCAGACACTTGGTGATTACATTCGCCAACGCCGCCTGTTACTGGCCGCCGTTGAGTTGCGCACCACCGAGCGTCCGATTTTTGATATCGCAATGGACCTGGGTTATGTCTCGCAGCAGACCTTCTCCCGCGTTTTCCGTCGGCAGTTTGATCGCACTCCCAGCGATTATCGCCACCGCCTGTAG
- the aphA gene encoding acid phosphatase AphA, with protein sequence MRKITQALSAVCLLFALNSSAVALASSPSPLNPGTNVARLAEQAPIHWVSVAQIENSLAGRPPMAVGFDIDDTVLFSSPGFWRGKKTFSPESEDYLKNPVFWEKMNNGWDEFSIPKEVARQLIDMHVRRGDAIFFVTGRSPTKTETVSKTLADNFHIPATNMNPVIFAGDKPGQNTKSQWLQDKNIRIFYGDSDNDITAARDVGARGIRILRASNSTYKPLPQAGAFGEEVIVNSEY encoded by the coding sequence ATGCGCAAGATCACACAGGCTTTGAGTGCCGTTTGCTTATTGTTCGCTCTAAACAGTTCCGCTGTTGCCCTGGCCTCATCTCCTTCACCGCTTAACCCTGGTACTAACGTTGCCAGGCTTGCTGAACAGGCACCAATTCATTGGGTTTCGGTCGCACAAATTGAAAATAGCCTCGCAGGGCGTCCGCCAATGGCGGTGGGGTTTGATATCGATGACACGGTACTTTTTTCCAGTCCGGGCTTCTGGCGCGGCAAAAAAACCTTCTCGCCAGAAAGCGAAGATTATCTGAAAAATCCTGTGTTCTGGGAAAAAATGAACAATGGCTGGGATGAATTCAGCATTCCAAAAGAGGTCGCTCGCCAGCTGATTGATATGCATGTACGCCGCGGTGACGCGATCTTCTTTGTGACTGGTCGTAGCCCGACGAAAACAGAAACGGTGTCAAAAACGTTGGCGGATAATTTTCACATTCCTGCCACCAACATGAATCCAGTAATTTTTGCGGGCGATAAACCAGGGCAAAATACAAAATCGCAATGGCTGCAGGATAAAAATATCCGAATTTTTTATGGCGATTCCGATAACGATATTACCGCCGCACGCGATGTCGGCGCTCGTGGTATCCGCATTCTGCGCGCCTCCAACTCTACCTACAAACCCTTGCCACAAGCGGGTGCGTTTGGTGAAGAGGTGATCGTCAATTCAGAATACTGA
- the yjcB gene encoding YjcB family protein: MATLTTGVVLLRWQLLSAVMMFLASTLNIRFRRSDYVGLAVISSGLGVVSACWFAMGLLGITMADITAIWHNIESVMIEEMNQTPPQWPMILT, translated from the coding sequence ATGGCTACCCTCACCACTGGCGTGGTTCTTCTTCGCTGGCAACTTCTTAGTGCCGTAATGATGTTTCTGGCCAGCACGCTCAACATCCGTTTTCGTCGGTCTGATTATGTCGGGCTTGCAGTGATCAGCAGCGGTCTGGGCGTGGTTTCCGCCTGTTGGTTCGCAATGGGGTTGCTTGGCATCACAATGGCGGACATCACCGCCATCTGGCACAACATCGAGTCGGTGATGATAGAAGAGATGAATCAGACACCGCCACAATGGCCAATGATTTTGACTTGA
- the uvrA gene encoding excinuclease ABC subunit UvrA has product MDKIEVRGARTHNLKNINLVIPRDKLIVVTGLSGSGKSSLAFDTLYAEGQRRYVESLSAYARQFLSLMEKPDVDHIEGLSPAISIEQKSTSHNPRSTVGTITEIHDYLRLLFARVGEPRCPDHDVPLAAQTVSQMVDNVLSQPEGKRLMLLAPIIKERKGEHTKTLENLASQGYIRARIDGEVCDLSDPPKLELQKKHTIEVVVDRFKVRDDLTQRLAESFETALELSGGTAVVADMDDPKAEELLFSANFACPICGYSMRELEPRLFSFNNPAGACPTCDGLGVQQYFDPDRVIQNPELSLAGGAIRGWDRRNFYYFQMLKSLADHYKFDVEAPWGSLSANVHKVVLYGSGKENIEFKYMNDRGDTSIRRHPFEGVLHNMERRYKETESSAVREELAKFISNRPCASCEGTRLRREARHVYVENTPLPAISDMSIGHAMEFFNNLKLAGQRAKIAEKILKEIGDRLKFLVNVGLNYLTLSRSAETLSGGEAQRIRLASQIGAGLVGVMYVLDEPSIGLHQRDNERLLGTLIHLRDLGNTVIVVEHDEDAIRAADHVIDIGPGAGVHGGEVVAEGPLEAIMAVPESLTGQYMSGKRKIEVPKKRVPANPEKVLKLTGARGNNLKDVTLTLPVGLFTCITGVSGSGKSTLINDTLFPIAQRQLNGATIAEPAPYRDIQGLEHFDKVIDIDQSPIGRTPRSNPATYTGVFTPVRELFAGVPESRARGYTPGRFSFNVRGGRCEACQGDGVIKVEMHFLPDIYVPCDQCKGKRYNRETLEIKYKGKTIHEVLDMTIEEAREFFDAVPALARKLQTLMDVGLTYIRLGQSATTLSGGEAQRVKLARELSKRGTGQTLYILDEPTTGLHFADIQQLLDVLHKLRDQGNTIVVIEHNLDVIKTADWIVDLGPEGGSGGGEILVSGTPETVAECEASHTARFLKPML; this is encoded by the coding sequence ATGGATAAGATCGAAGTTCGGGGCGCCCGCACCCATAATCTCAAAAACATCAACCTCGTTATCCCCCGCGACAAGCTCATTGTCGTGACCGGGCTTTCGGGTTCTGGCAAATCCTCGCTCGCTTTCGACACCTTATATGCCGAAGGGCAGCGCCGTTACGTTGAATCCCTTTCCGCCTACGCGCGGCAGTTTCTGTCACTGATGGAAAAGCCGGACGTCGATCATATTGAGGGGCTTTCTCCTGCCATCTCGATTGAGCAGAAATCGACGTCTCATAACCCGCGTTCTACGGTGGGGACAATCACCGAAATCCACGACTATTTGCGTTTGTTGTTCGCCCGCGTCGGTGAGCCGCGCTGCCCGGACCACGATGTACCGCTGGCGGCGCAAACCGTCAGCCAGATGGTGGATAACGTGCTGTCGCAGCCGGAAGGTAAACGCCTGATGCTGCTCGCGCCAATCATTAAAGAGCGCAAAGGCGAACACACCAAAACGCTGGAAAATCTGGCAAGCCAGGGTTACATCCGTGCTCGTATTGATGGCGAAGTCTGCGATCTTTCCGATCCGCCGAAACTGGAACTGCAAAAGAAACATACCATTGAAGTGGTGGTTGATCGCTTCAAGGTGCGTGACGATCTCACCCAACGTCTGGCAGAGTCGTTTGAAACCGCGCTGGAGCTTTCCGGTGGTACCGCGGTAGTTGCCGATATGGACGATCCAAAAGCGGAAGAGCTGCTATTTTCCGCCAACTTCGCCTGCCCAATTTGCGGCTACAGTATGCGTGAACTGGAACCACGCCTGTTTTCGTTTAACAACCCGGCGGGTGCCTGCCCGACCTGTGACGGCCTTGGCGTACAGCAATATTTCGATCCTGACCGCGTGATCCAGAATCCGGAACTGTCGCTGGCAGGTGGTGCGATCCGAGGCTGGGATCGCCGCAACTTCTATTACTTCCAGATGCTGAAATCGCTGGCAGATCACTATAAGTTCGACGTCGAAGCGCCGTGGGGCAGCCTGAGCGCGAATGTGCATAAAGTGGTGTTGTACGGTTCTGGCAAAGAAAACATTGAATTCAAATACATGAACGATCGTGGCGATACCTCCATTCGTCGTCATCCGTTCGAAGGCGTGCTACACAATATGGAGCGCCGTTATAAAGAGACGGAATCCAGTGCGGTACGCGAAGAATTAGCCAAGTTTATCAGCAATCGCCCGTGCGCCAGCTGCGAAGGAACGCGTCTGCGTCGGGAAGCGCGCCATGTGTATGTCGAGAATACGCCGCTGCCTGCTATCTCCGACATGAGCATCGGTCATGCGATGGAATTCTTCAACAATCTCAAACTCGCAGGTCAACGAGCGAAGATTGCGGAAAAAATTCTTAAGGAGATTGGCGATCGCCTGAAATTCCTCGTTAACGTCGGCCTGAATTACCTGACACTTTCCCGCTCGGCAGAAACGCTTTCTGGCGGTGAAGCCCAGCGTATCCGTCTGGCGAGCCAGATTGGTGCGGGCCTGGTTGGCGTTATGTACGTGCTCGATGAGCCGTCTATCGGCCTGCACCAGCGCGATAACGAGCGCCTGCTGGGTACGCTTATCCATCTGCGCGATCTCGGTAATACCGTGATTGTGGTGGAGCACGACGAAGACGCAATTCGCGCCGCTGACCATGTGATCGATATCGGTCCAGGTGCGGGTGTACACGGCGGTGAAGTGGTCGCGGAAGGTCCACTGGAAGCGATTATGGCGGTGCCTGAATCGTTGACCGGGCAGTACATGAGCGGTAAACGCAAGATTGAAGTGCCAAAGAAACGCGTTCCGGCGAATCCGGAAAAAGTGCTGAAGCTGACAGGCGCACGCGGTAATAACCTGAAAGACGTGACGCTCACGCTGCCAGTCGGTCTGTTTACCTGCATCACAGGGGTTTCAGGTTCCGGTAAATCGACACTGATTAACGACACACTGTTCCCGATTGCCCAACGCCAGTTGAATGGGGCGACCATCGCCGAACCGGCACCTTATCGCGATATTCAGGGGCTGGAGCATTTCGATAAAGTGATCGATATCGACCAAAGCCCAATTGGTCGTACTCCGCGTTCTAACCCGGCGACCTATACCGGCGTGTTTACGCCTGTGCGCGAACTGTTTGCGGGCGTACCGGAATCCCGTGCGCGCGGTTATACGCCAGGACGTTTCAGCTTTAACGTCCGTGGCGGACGCTGCGAAGCCTGTCAGGGCGACGGCGTGATCAAAGTGGAGATGCACTTCCTGCCGGATATCTACGTACCGTGCGACCAGTGCAAAGGCAAACGCTATAACCGTGAAACGCTGGAGATTAAGTACAAAGGCAAAACCATCCACGAAGTGCTGGATATGACCATCGAAGAGGCGCGTGAGTTCTTTGATGCCGTACCTGCACTGGCGCGTAAGCTGCAAACGTTGATGGACGTTGGTCTGACGTACATTCGCCTGGGGCAGTCCGCAACCACGCTTTCTGGTGGTGAAGCCCAGCGCGTGAAGCTGGCGCGTGAGCTGTCAAAACGCGGCACCGGGCAGACACTGTATATTCTCGACGAGCCGACCACCGGTCTGCACTTCGCCGATATTCAGCAACTGCTCGACGTACTGCATAAACTGCGCGATCAGGGCAATACCATCGTGGTGATTGAGCACAATCTCGACGTGATCAAAACCGCTGACTGGATTGTCGACCTGGGACCGGAAGGCGGCAGTGGCGGCGGCGAAATCCTCGTCTCCGGTACGCCAGAAACCGTCGCGGAGTGCGAAGCTTCGCATACGGCGCGCTTCCTCAAGCCGATGCTGTAA
- the pdeC gene encoding c-di-GMP phosphodiesterase PdeC: protein MSHHARHQLLALPGIIFLVLFPIILSLWIAFLWAKSEVNSQLQTFAQLALDKSELVIRQADLVSDAAERYQGQVCTPAHQKRMLNIIRGYLYINELIYARDNHFLCSSLIAPVNGYTIAPADYKREPNVSIYYYRDTPFFSGYKMTYMQRGNYVAVINPLFWSEVMSDDPTLQWGVYDTVTKTFFSLSNEASAATFSPLIHLNDLTVQRNGYLYATVYSTKRPIAAIVATSYQRLIAHFYNHLIFALPAGILGSLVLLLLWLRIRQNYLSPKRKLQRALEKHQLCLYYQPIIDIKTEKCIGAEALLRWPGEQGQVMNPAEFIPLAEKEGMIGQVTDYVIDNVFLDLGAYLATHADRYVSINLSASDFHTSRLIARTNQKTEQYAVRPQQIKFEVTEHAFLDVDKMTPIILAFRQAGYEVAIDDFGIGYSNLHNLKSLNVDILKIDKSFVELTTHKTSHLIAEHIIELAHSLGLKTIAEGVETEDQVNWLRKRGVRYCQGWFFAKAMPPQVFMQWMEQSPARELTRGQ, encoded by the coding sequence ATGAGTCATCATGCACGACACCAATTACTGGCGTTGCCGGGCATTATCTTTTTAGTTCTCTTTCCCATCATTCTGTCGCTATGGATTGCCTTCCTTTGGGCAAAATCAGAAGTGAATAGTCAGCTCCAAACTTTTGCTCAGCTGGCGCTGGATAAATCCGAGCTGGTCATTCGCCAGGCAGATTTAGTGAGCGATGCAGCAGAACGCTATCAGGGGCAAGTTTGCACTCCGGCCCATCAAAAGCGAATGTTGAATATTATTCGTGGCTATCTTTATATTAATGAATTGATCTATGCCCGTGATAACCATTTTTTATGCTCATCGCTGATAGCGCCTGTAAACGGTTATACGATTGCACCGGCCGATTATAAGCGTGAACCTAACGTTTCTATCTATTATTACCGCGATACGCCTTTTTTCTCTGGCTATAAAATGACCTATATGCAGCGGGGAAATTATGTGGCGGTCATCAACCCTCTATTCTGGAGTGAAGTGATGTCTGATGATCCGACATTGCAATGGGGTGTGTATGATACGGTAACGAAAACCTTTTTCTCGTTAAGCAACGAGGCCTCGGCAGCAACGTTTTCTCCGCTGATTCATTTGAATGATTTAACCGTACAAAGAAATGGCTATTTATATGCGACAGTTTATTCGACAAAACGCCCAATTGCAGCCATTGTTGCGACTTCATATCAACGTCTTATAGCGCATTTTTATAATCATCTTATTTTTGCGTTACCCGCCGGCATTTTAGGGAGTCTTGTTCTGTTATTACTCTGGCTACGTATTCGACAAAACTATTTGTCTCCCAAACGCAAATTGCAACGCGCCCTCGAAAAACATCAACTTTGCCTTTATTACCAGCCAATAATCGATATCAAAACAGAAAAATGTATCGGCGCTGAAGCATTGTTACGTTGGCCTGGTGAGCAGGGGCAAGTAATGAATCCGGCAGAGTTTATTCCGCTGGCAGAAAAGGAGGGAATGATCGGACAGGTAACTGATTATGTTATTGATAATGTCTTCCTCGATCTGGGCGCGTACCTGGCAACACATGCCGATCGCTATGTTTCTATTAATCTGTCGGCCTCCGATTTTCATACGTCACGGTTGATAGCGCGAACCAATCAGAAAACAGAGCAATACGCGGTGCGTCCACAGCAAATTAAATTTGAAGTGACTGAACATGCATTTCTTGATGTCGACAAAATGACGCCGATTATTCTGGCTTTCCGCCAGGCCGGTTACGAAGTGGCAATTGATGATTTTGGTATTGGCTACTCTAACTTGCATAACCTTAAATCATTGAATGTCGATATTTTGAAAATCGATAAATCGTTTGTTGAGCTGACCACCCATAAAACCAGTCATTTGATTGCGGAACACATCATCGAGCTGGCGCACAGCCTGGGGCTGAAAACGATTGCAGAAGGGGTAGAAACTGAGGATCAGGTTAACTGGTTGCGTAAACGCGGCGTGCGCTATTGCCAGGGATGGTTCTTTGCTAAGGCGATGCCACCGCAGGTGTTCATGCAATGGATGGAGCAATCACCCGCGCGGGAGTTAACGCGCGGGCAATAA
- the ssb1 gene encoding single-stranded DNA-binding protein SSB1, producing the protein MASRGVNKVILVGNLGQDPEVRYMPNGGAVANITLATSESWRDKATGEMKEQTEWHRVVLFGKLAEVASEYLRKGSQVYIEGQLRTRKWTDQSGQDRYTTEVVVNVGGTMQMLGGRQGGGAPAGGNIGGGQPQGGWGQPQQPQGGNQFSGGAQSRPQQSAPAAPSNEPPMDFDDDIPF; encoded by the coding sequence ATGGCCAGCAGAGGCGTAAACAAGGTTATTCTCGTTGGTAATCTGGGTCAGGACCCGGAAGTACGCTACATGCCAAATGGTGGCGCTGTTGCCAACATTACGCTGGCTACTTCCGAATCCTGGCGTGATAAAGCGACCGGCGAGATGAAAGAGCAGACTGAATGGCACCGCGTTGTGCTGTTCGGCAAACTGGCAGAAGTAGCCAGCGAATATCTGCGTAAAGGTTCTCAGGTTTATATCGAAGGTCAGCTGCGTACCCGCAAATGGACCGATCAATCCGGTCAGGATCGCTACACCACTGAAGTTGTGGTAAACGTTGGCGGCACCATGCAGATGCTGGGTGGTCGTCAGGGTGGTGGCGCTCCTGCAGGTGGCAATATCGGTGGTGGTCAGCCGCAGGGCGGTTGGGGTCAGCCTCAGCAGCCGCAGGGCGGCAATCAGTTCAGCGGCGGCGCGCAGTCTCGCCCGCAGCAGTCTGCTCCGGCAGCACCGTCTAATGAGCCGCCGATGGACTTTGATGACGATATTCCGTTCTGA
- the yjbQ gene encoding secondary thiamine-phosphate synthase enzyme YjbQ, whose product MWYQKTLTLSAKSRGFHLVTDEILNQLADMPRVNIGLLHLLLQHTSASLTLNENCDPTVRHDMERFFLRTVPDNGNYEHDYEGADDMPSHIKSSMLGTSLVLPVHKGCIQTGTWQGIWLGEHRIHGGSRRIIATLQGE is encoded by the coding sequence ATGTGGTATCAAAAGACGCTCACGCTTAGCGCCAAATCTCGTGGGTTTCATCTGGTAACGGATGAAATTCTGAATCAGCTGGCTGATATGCCGCGCGTTAACATCGGTTTACTGCATCTGTTGCTGCAACATACCTCCGCCTCTCTGACACTTAATGAGAACTGCGATCCCACCGTACGCCACGACATGGAGCGTTTTTTCCTCCGCACCGTTCCCGATAACGGAAATTATGAGCATGACTATGAGGGAGCCGACGATATGCCTTCTCATATCAAATCCTCAATGCTGGGAACATCGCTTGTATTGCCGGTGCATAAAGGGTGTATTCAGACCGGCACCTGGCAAGGCATCTGGCTGGGGGAACATCGCATCCACGGCGGATCGCGTCGCATCATCGCGACACTACAAGGGGAGTAA
- the tyrB gene encoding aromatic amino acid transaminase — protein sequence MFQKVDAYAGDPILTLMERFKEDPRSDKVNLSIGLYYNEDGIIPQLKAVADAEVRLNAQPHGASLYLPMEGLNSYRHAIAPLLFGADHPVLQQQRVATIQTLGGSGALKVGADFLKRYFPESGVWVSDPTWENHVAIFAGAGFEVSTYPWYDEATNGVRFNDLLATLKTLPARSIVLLHPCCHNPTGADLTNDQWDAVIQILKARELIPFLDIAYQGFGAGMEEDAYAIRAIASAGLPALVSNSFSKIFSLYGERVGGLSVLCEDAEAAGRVLGQLKATVRRNYSSPPNFGAQVVAAVLNDEALKASWLAEVEEMRTRILAMRQELVKVLSTEMPERNFDYLLNQRGMFSYTGLSAAQVDRLREEFGVYLIANGRMCVAGLNTANVQRVAKAFAAVM from the coding sequence GTGTTTCAAAAAGTTGACGCCTACGCTGGCGACCCGATTCTTACGCTTATGGAGCGTTTCAAAGAAGACCCTCGCAGCGACAAAGTGAATTTAAGTATCGGTCTGTACTACAACGAAGACGGAATTATTCCCCAACTGAAAGCCGTGGCGGATGCGGAAGTGCGCCTGAATGCGCAGCCTCATGGCGCTTCGCTTTATTTACCGATGGAAGGGCTTAATAGCTATCGCCATGCCATTGCGCCGCTGCTGTTTGGTGCGGACCATCCGGTACTGCAACAACAGCGCGTAGCAACCATTCAAACCCTTGGCGGCTCAGGGGCATTGAAAGTGGGCGCAGATTTCCTGAAACGCTACTTCCCGGAATCAGGCGTCTGGGTCAGCGATCCTACCTGGGAAAACCACGTAGCAATATTCGCCGGGGCTGGATTCGAAGTGAGTACTTACCCCTGGTATGACGAAGCGACTAACGGCGTGCGCTTTAATGACCTGTTGGCGACGCTAAAAACATTACCTGCCCGCAGTATTGTGTTGCTGCACCCATGTTGCCACAACCCAACGGGTGCCGATCTCACTAATGACCAGTGGGATGCGGTGATTCAAATTCTCAAAGCCCGCGAGCTTATCCCATTTCTTGATATTGCCTATCAAGGATTTGGTGCCGGTATGGAAGAGGATGCCTACGCCATTCGCGCCATTGCCAGCGCTGGATTACCCGCTCTGGTGAGCAATTCGTTCTCGAAAATTTTCTCCCTTTACGGCGAGCGCGTCGGCGGACTTTCTGTGCTGTGTGAAGATGCCGAAGCCGCAGGCCGCGTACTGGGGCAATTGAAAGCAACAGTTCGCCGCAACTACTCCAGCCCGCCGAATTTTGGTGCGCAGGTGGTGGCTGCGGTGCTGAATGACGAGGCATTGAAAGCCAGCTGGCTGGCGGAAGTAGAAGAGATGCGTACTCGCATTCTGGCGATGCGTCAGGAACTGGTGAAGGTATTGAGCACAGAAATGCCAGAACGCAATTTCGATTATCTGCTTAATCAGCGCGGTATGTTCAGTTATACCGGTTTAAGTGCCGCTCAGGTTGACCGACTACGTGAAGAATTTGGTGTCTATCTCATCGCCAACGGTCGCATGTGTGTCGCCGGGTTAAATACGGCAAATGTACAACGTGTGGCAAAGGCGTTTGCTGCGGTGATGTAA